The Spirosoma radiotolerans genome has a window encoding:
- a CDS encoding glycosyltransferase family 4 protein: MDKRLALISEHASPLATVGGIDAGGQNIAVAELAKELARLGFTVDVFTRCCSPMAPEIVQWHPRIRVIHITAGAQDCLAKEDLLPHMDEFARNMSRFIRKQALTYSVVHAHFFMSGLVAMQLKREFRIPFIITFHALGLVRRLCQGSSDGFPIERTRLEQRIMQEADGIVALCPQDSDDLLKLYGADAQKITIIPNGYNPQDFFPIRQELARQTLGLNAEEPLLLQLGRMVPRKGVDNVIRAVSLLLQRHGIAARLLVVGGDSRNPDPTLTPEIGRLQQLATDLGVAHLVTFTGSRNRDELRHYYSAADVFVTTPWYEPFGITPLEAMACGTPVIGAAVGGIKHTVLINKTGFLVPPNDSSALAEKLAVLISNKSLRQRYSQQAISHVKEGYTWARVAQQTADLYDLVTNGRIRKSIRLRTADHQASSLQMPGMP; the protein is encoded by the coding sequence ATGGACAAGAGGCTAGCGCTTATTTCCGAACATGCGTCTCCCCTGGCAACCGTCGGTGGCATCGACGCGGGCGGACAGAACATTGCTGTGGCCGAACTGGCAAAAGAGTTAGCCCGGCTGGGGTTTACCGTCGACGTATTCACCCGGTGCTGTTCGCCAATGGCGCCAGAAATTGTCCAGTGGCACCCCCGCATACGGGTCATTCATATCACGGCCGGCGCACAAGACTGTTTAGCCAAGGAGGATCTACTCCCGCACATGGATGAGTTTGCCCGGAACATGAGCCGCTTTATCCGCAAGCAGGCGCTCACCTATTCGGTCGTCCACGCCCACTTCTTTATGTCGGGCCTGGTGGCCATGCAGCTCAAACGGGAGTTCCGGATTCCATTTATCATTACGTTTCATGCACTGGGGCTGGTCCGACGGCTATGCCAGGGCAGCAGCGACGGTTTTCCCATCGAACGAACACGCCTTGAACAGCGAATCATGCAGGAAGCCGACGGCATTGTGGCGCTTTGCCCGCAGGATAGCGACGACTTGCTGAAGCTTTACGGAGCCGACGCCCAAAAAATTACGATCATTCCGAACGGCTATAACCCGCAGGATTTCTTCCCGATCAGGCAGGAATTAGCGCGCCAAACCCTCGGCCTCAACGCCGAAGAACCCTTGCTGCTGCAACTGGGCCGGATGGTTCCCCGCAAAGGTGTCGACAATGTCATCCGGGCGGTATCGCTGCTGCTGCAACGGCACGGTATCGCGGCAAGGCTCCTGGTTGTGGGCGGTGATTCCCGAAATCCGGACCCGACGCTCACGCCCGAAATCGGGCGGCTCCAGCAACTGGCAACTGACCTGGGCGTGGCTCATCTGGTCACCTTTACCGGAAGCCGTAACCGCGACGAACTTCGGCATTATTACAGCGCGGCCGATGTGTTCGTGACAACACCCTGGTACGAGCCTTTCGGCATTACGCCCCTGGAGGCTATGGCCTGCGGAACACCCGTGATCGGGGCCGCTGTTGGAGGCATCAAGCATACGGTTCTGATTAACAAAACGGGATTTCTGGTACCGCCAAACGATTCATCGGCATTGGCCGAGAAACTGGCCGTGCTGATTAGCAATAAATCGCTTCGTCAGCGATACAGCCAGCAGGCCATCAGCCACGTAAAAGAAGGCTATACCTGGGCGCGGGTGGCGCAGCAAACGGCAGATCTGTATGACCTGGTCACCAATGGGCGTATCCGGAAAAGTATTCGGCTACGGACAGCGGATCACCAGGCTTCGTCACTTCAGATGCCGGGAATGCCGTGA
- the aspS gene encoding aspartate--tRNA ligase: MLRTHTCGELRLTDDNTTATLCGWVQTIRDKGGVLWIDLRDRYGITQLLLEDGQTAPELFTTARSLGREFVVKATGTVIERKSKNPNIPTGDIELKVTSLEVLNPAKLPPFLIEDETDGGDDLRMKYRYLDLRRNPVRRSLELRHRMAQQTRVYMDGQNFIEVETPVLIKSTPEGARDFVVPSRMNPGEFYALPQSPQTFKQLLMVSGFDRYYQIVKCFRDEDLRADRQPEFTQIDCEMSFVEQEDILNMFEGLVRHLFKAVKGIDMATVPRMTYADAMKFYGSDKPDTRFGMEFVELKGTFDTVDMTSGKGFGVFDSAELVVGINVPGCAHYTRKQLDELTDWIKRPQIGAKGLIYVRYNEDGTLKSSVDKFYSEADLKGWAAHFGAKPGDLMLILSGDAAKARKQLSELRLEMGSRLGLRDPNVFSTLWVLDFPLLEYGEEEQRWFAMHHPFTSPKPEDIPLLDTDLGAVRANAYDLVINGTEVGGGSIRIFNRDLQARMFSILGFSDEEAKAQFGFLMDAFEFGAPPHGGIAFGFDRLCSLFGGADSIRDFIAFPKNNSGRDVMIDSPSPISQAQLNELKIATVAK, translated from the coding sequence ATGCTTCGGACGCACACCTGCGGAGAACTCCGCCTTACCGACGATAACACGACAGCCACCCTGTGCGGCTGGGTTCAGACCATCCGCGACAAAGGCGGTGTTTTATGGATTGACCTCCGTGACCGCTACGGCATCACCCAACTATTGCTCGAAGACGGGCAAACCGCGCCTGAATTATTCACGACGGCCCGTTCGCTCGGCCGCGAATTTGTCGTGAAAGCGACCGGGACGGTTATCGAACGGAAATCCAAAAACCCAAACATCCCGACGGGTGATATTGAGTTGAAAGTAACGTCGCTGGAGGTGCTGAATCCCGCCAAGCTGCCGCCTTTTCTGATTGAAGATGAAACCGACGGGGGCGATGACCTCCGGATGAAATACCGATACCTCGATTTACGCCGGAATCCCGTTCGGCGGAGTCTGGAACTGCGCCACCGCATGGCCCAGCAAACCCGGGTGTATATGGATGGGCAGAACTTCATTGAAGTTGAAACCCCGGTTCTGATCAAATCGACACCCGAAGGCGCACGGGATTTTGTGGTGCCTAGCCGGATGAATCCGGGCGAGTTTTATGCCCTACCCCAGTCGCCCCAAACGTTTAAGCAGTTGCTGATGGTATCGGGTTTTGACCGGTATTACCAGATTGTCAAGTGCTTCCGTGACGAAGACCTCCGCGCCGACCGCCAGCCGGAGTTTACCCAGATCGACTGCGAAATGTCGTTTGTGGAGCAGGAAGATATCCTGAATATGTTTGAAGGGCTGGTCCGGCACTTGTTCAAAGCCGTCAAGGGTATCGACATGGCCACCGTGCCCCGCATGACCTACGCCGATGCCATGAAGTTTTATGGTTCCGATAAACCCGACACGCGGTTTGGCATGGAGTTCGTGGAACTCAAAGGCACCTTCGATACGGTCGATATGACATCGGGAAAAGGGTTTGGCGTCTTCGATTCGGCCGAACTAGTCGTCGGCATCAACGTACCCGGCTGCGCTCACTACACCCGCAAACAACTCGACGAACTGACCGACTGGATCAAACGCCCGCAAATTGGGGCCAAAGGCCTGATTTATGTTCGTTACAATGAAGATGGAACATTAAAGTCATCCGTCGATAAGTTTTATTCCGAAGCGGACCTAAAAGGCTGGGCCGCTCATTTCGGCGCCAAGCCCGGCGACCTGATGCTGATCCTATCGGGCGATGCAGCCAAAGCCCGTAAACAATTGAGCGAGTTACGTCTGGAAATGGGGAGCCGTCTGGGCCTCCGCGATCCAAACGTGTTCAGTACCCTGTGGGTGCTTGATTTCCCCTTGCTGGAATACGGCGAAGAAGAGCAACGCTGGTTTGCCATGCACCACCCGTTCACCTCACCCAAGCCCGAAGACATTCCCTTGCTGGATACTGATTTGGGCGCTGTTCGGGCCAATGCGTATGACCTGGTCATTAACGGAACCGAAGTAGGTGGCGGCTCGATCCGGATTTTCAACCGCGATCTGCAGGCACGGATGTTCAGTATTCTGGGCTTCTCCGACGAAGAAGCCAAAGCGCAGTTCGGGTTCCTGATGGATGCCTTCGAGTTTGGTGCACCACCCCATGGCGGAATTGCCTTCGGCTTCGACCGGCTTTGTTCGCTCTTCGG
- a CDS encoding amidohydrolase — protein MRTQLLTVALLLPMLAFAQSKPKKAATATVDKDKQAILADLDKRSPEFAGISKQIWDFAELGYMEEKSSKLLEDQLVKEGFDVKTGVAGIPTAFVATYGSGKPVIGILGEYDALPGLATEAKPDFTPIQGQRGGHGCGHNLFGTASMAAAVEVKNWLKSSGHSGTIKIYGCPAEEGGAGKVYMVREGLFNDVDVVLHWHPGSQNAADAGTSLANKNAKFRFRGIAAHAAASPERGRSALDGVEAMDYMVNMMREHIPQDTRIHYVITKGGDAPNVVPAFAEVYYYARHKDRDILQSVWKRIENAAEGAAKGTGTKVEWEVLGGVFNLLPNVTLAEVMHQNLKTVGGVTYTPEETAFAEKISETFGEQKVPVTNAALVKDFRDASESATSGGSTDVGDVSWTVPTVGLQTATWVPGSSAHSWQSTAASGMSIGQKGMIVAAKTLALTALDLYKSPALIEKARAEWLQKRGANFKYEALLGDRKPALDYRK, from the coding sequence ATGAGAACACAACTTCTTACCGTAGCCCTGTTGCTGCCCATGCTGGCCTTTGCCCAATCCAAGCCCAAAAAAGCAGCGACCGCTACCGTCGACAAAGACAAGCAGGCGATCCTGGCCGATCTGGACAAACGGTCGCCCGAATTTGCCGGTATCTCGAAGCAAATCTGGGACTTCGCTGAACTGGGTTATATGGAGGAGAAGAGCTCCAAACTTCTTGAAGACCAGCTGGTTAAAGAAGGCTTTGACGTCAAAACGGGCGTAGCAGGTATTCCAACAGCTTTTGTAGCTACATACGGTTCCGGTAAACCCGTCATTGGTATCCTGGGCGAATACGACGCCCTGCCCGGACTCGCGACGGAGGCCAAACCCGATTTCACGCCTATACAGGGACAACGCGGTGGACACGGCTGTGGCCATAACCTGTTCGGGACGGCTTCGATGGCAGCGGCCGTAGAAGTTAAAAACTGGCTTAAGTCATCGGGTCATTCGGGAACAATCAAGATTTATGGCTGTCCGGCCGAAGAAGGTGGCGCCGGAAAAGTATACATGGTCCGGGAGGGCTTGTTCAACGATGTCGACGTCGTTTTACACTGGCATCCCGGCTCGCAGAATGCCGCTGATGCGGGCACGTCGCTGGCGAACAAGAACGCTAAGTTTCGTTTTCGGGGTATTGCCGCCCACGCGGCTGCTTCGCCCGAGCGGGGCCGGTCGGCGCTGGATGGCGTTGAAGCCATGGATTACATGGTGAACATGATGCGCGAACACATCCCGCAGGATACCCGCATTCACTACGTCATTACGAAAGGGGGCGACGCGCCGAACGTGGTCCCGGCTTTCGCGGAGGTCTATTACTACGCTCGCCATAAAGACCGGGACATCCTGCAAAGTGTCTGGAAACGAATTGAGAACGCAGCCGAAGGAGCGGCCAAAGGAACCGGCACCAAAGTAGAGTGGGAAGTTCTTGGGGGCGTATTTAACCTACTGCCCAACGTGACACTGGCCGAAGTGATGCACCAGAATCTGAAAACGGTGGGTGGTGTCACCTACACCCCGGAAGAAACTGCCTTTGCCGAGAAGATCAGCGAGACCTTTGGCGAGCAAAAAGTACCCGTAACGAACGCAGCCCTGGTCAAAGATTTCCGCGATGCCTCCGAAAGTGCGACCAGTGGCGGCTCTACCGACGTGGGCGACGTGAGCTGGACCGTCCCAACGGTTGGGCTACAAACGGCGACCTGGGTGCCGGGCTCATCGGCCCATAGCTGGCAATCGACAGCGGCCAGCGGCATGAGCATTGGTCAGAAAGGCATGATCGTAGCGGCCAAAACGTTAGCCCTTACCGCCCTGGATTTATACAAGTCTCCGGCCCTCATCGAGAAAGCCCGTGCCGAGTGGCTGCAGAAGCGCGGAGCCAACTTTAAATACGAAGCGCTGCTCGGCGATAGAAAACCAGCCCTGGATTACCGGAAATAG
- the waaF gene encoding lipopolysaccharide heptosyltransferase II codes for MDFWKDGLRIVCVRLDNLGDVLMTSPAFRAIKTTWPNCHLTLLTSPVGAAVADFIPDVDDVISFDVPWVAGKNNQPEQIIELANQLRQHSFDEAILFTVQSQSPLPAAMLCYMAGIPRVLGYCRENPYELITDWVPDPEVLVATRHEVIRQLELVQRIGCYTDDQRLSFRLPMMDRQLARQKLTAAGIDFHRPWLVLHPGVSEAKRRYPAEKFTQAADRLMQEFDYQVVLTGTKDEQPLTQTIQNELTGQVVDLAGQLTIGQLAGVIAEAPLLIANNTGPVHIAAAVGTPVVVLYAKTNPQHTPWLVPNRVLYFDVPPSLRSKNTLLQQFPASPGPEASPEAIVRAVSELMAEWQSIA; via the coding sequence ATGGATTTTTGGAAAGATGGCTTGCGGATAGTATGTGTCAGGCTGGATAACTTAGGCGATGTGTTGATGACGAGCCCGGCCTTTCGGGCCATCAAAACGACCTGGCCCAACTGTCACCTGACCTTACTGACCTCCCCGGTGGGCGCGGCTGTTGCCGACTTCATCCCTGATGTGGATGACGTTATTTCGTTCGACGTACCCTGGGTAGCAGGAAAGAACAATCAGCCGGAGCAAATTATAGAACTGGCGAACCAGCTACGTCAGCACTCGTTCGATGAAGCCATTCTTTTCACGGTGCAGAGCCAGAGCCCGCTACCGGCTGCCATGCTGTGTTATATGGCCGGTATTCCCAGGGTGCTGGGCTACTGCCGCGAGAACCCATACGAACTCATAACCGACTGGGTGCCTGATCCTGAAGTGCTGGTCGCAACCCGCCACGAAGTCATCCGGCAACTGGAACTGGTGCAGCGAATTGGCTGCTACACCGATGACCAGCGCCTGTCATTCCGGTTACCAATGATGGACCGACAGCTGGCCCGGCAAAAACTTACAGCCGCCGGGATTGATTTCCACCGGCCCTGGCTAGTCCTGCATCCAGGCGTCAGTGAAGCCAAACGGCGCTACCCGGCCGAGAAGTTTACCCAGGCCGCTGACCGGCTTATGCAGGAGTTCGATTATCAGGTTGTGCTGACCGGCACCAAAGACGAACAGCCATTGACCCAAACGATCCAGAATGAGCTAACTGGGCAGGTGGTGGATCTGGCGGGCCAGCTCACCATTGGGCAGTTGGCGGGTGTCATTGCCGAAGCGCCCCTGCTCATCGCCAACAATACGGGCCCGGTGCATATTGCGGCTGCTGTCGGAACGCCTGTGGTGGTGCTTTATGCCAAAACGAATCCCCAGCATACGCCCTGGCTGGTGCCCAACCGGGTTCTGTATTTCGATGTACCCCCCAGCTTACGCTCAAAGAATACACTCTTACAACAATTTCCAGCCTCTCCCGGACCGGAAGCGTCGCCCGAGGCAATCGTTCGGGCCGTTAGTGAACTCATGGCCGAATGGCAATCCATTGCTTAA
- a CDS encoding glycosyltransferase family 9 protein, which translates to MDKLTSALGYTPKKIAIFRAIKLGDLLCVIPAFRALRAAFPEAHIALISLPWAAEFVAGYPQYLDEFILFPGWPGLPEQPVDPVRTVDFLQQMQARQWDVMLQMQGNGTLVNAMVSLINANVTAGYYPADVPSEAWAAHSGLFQPYPINSHEVHRHVGFMTFLGIPSQGYALEFEPGDAAKKQVLTLLTDVQVTPGQYVCLHPGGISGRRWPAHRFAEVGDALAQKGYTIILTGTTAESPIHDDVREHMTHPVLSLAGQTNLNTLGAVLHFSALLVSNDTGVAHLATACHTPSVILFTSASPAEWGPLDTSRHRIIREEDAQGPQSVIAEALTLLTN; encoded by the coding sequence ATGGATAAACTGACCAGCGCGCTAGGGTATACACCTAAAAAAATAGCTATTTTCCGAGCCATCAAGCTCGGCGATTTATTATGTGTCATACCCGCGTTCAGAGCACTACGAGCCGCCTTTCCCGAAGCCCATATCGCGTTGATCAGTTTACCCTGGGCGGCTGAATTTGTGGCTGGTTATCCGCAATACCTTGATGAGTTTATTCTGTTTCCCGGTTGGCCGGGTTTGCCCGAACAACCCGTCGATCCCGTTCGGACGGTAGACTTTTTACAACAGATGCAGGCCCGTCAGTGGGATGTGATGCTGCAAATGCAGGGCAACGGAACCTTGGTCAATGCGATGGTAAGCCTTATCAATGCCAACGTCACGGCGGGTTATTATCCGGCCGATGTACCGTCGGAAGCGTGGGCAGCCCACTCTGGCCTGTTTCAACCCTATCCCATCAACAGCCACGAAGTGCATCGGCATGTCGGTTTCATGACGTTTTTGGGTATTCCCTCACAAGGGTATGCCCTGGAATTTGAACCGGGAGACGCGGCAAAAAAACAGGTCCTCACCCTGCTTACTGATGTACAAGTTACACCCGGTCAATACGTTTGCCTGCACCCCGGCGGTATATCGGGTAGACGCTGGCCCGCTCATCGCTTTGCCGAAGTTGGGGATGCGCTCGCCCAAAAAGGGTACACCATTATTCTGACGGGAACGACCGCCGAGAGCCCCATCCATGACGATGTTCGGGAGCATATGACCCACCCGGTTCTCTCCTTAGCCGGCCAAACCAACCTCAACACGTTAGGCGCAGTCCTGCATTTTTCGGCCCTGCTGGTTAGCAATGACACCGGCGTTGCTCACCTGGCAACCGCCTGTCACACACCGAGTGTTATTCTGTTTACCTCCGCCAGCCCGGCCGAATGGGGGCCACTCGACACCAGTCGCCACCGGATTATCCGGGAAGAAGATGCCCAGGGGCCTCAGTCAGTAATAGCCGAAGCCCTAACGTTACTGACAAACTAA
- a CDS encoding carbamoyltransferase family protein has product MYTLGINAAFHDPAATLVKDGIVLAAAEEERFTHIKHGKRPIPFSTYELPYNAIDFCLKTAGISLTDVDHIAYSFDPGLVIGDHQDKNTVEIPLRPGVSSLNGWQNPYDGLFLSSILNAPGHLVDGVPLHLADRFRGATAQGPYQWHFVNHHLAHAASAFLPSPYERAAVLVLDGRGEVATTSYWLGEGNQMSLLDEVKLPHSLGLLYEQLTTYLGFLHSSDEYKVMAVASYGQPVYVDQFRQLIQAGAGGQYTIAPLRLEETFGPARQRGGPLEQRHFDLAHSVQAVLEETVLNLLTWLHDKTQVDSVCLAGGVALNCVMNARLRDRGPFKNIWVQPAAGDAGTALGAAMWIDAQQRQAGDRNERRYQMHHAYLGPQFSDDDIEAFLRWSKLPYRRLTDVSQEVAAYLASGHIIGWFQQGMEFGPRALGARSILAPPFPAEMQARLNDLKDREDFRPVAPAVLEEAADTYFINARQSPFMLFVNDVRPNMVSTIPAVTHTDGTARIQTVNEQQNKPYYDLIKAFAEQTGVPVLVNTSFNTRGEPVVCTPRDAVESFWTSPLDALVIGSFMLEKNSDGPKEAYNTLTQPESITADAQ; this is encoded by the coding sequence ATGTACACGTTAGGAATCAACGCGGCTTTCCATGATCCAGCCGCCACCCTTGTCAAAGATGGTATCGTACTGGCAGCCGCCGAAGAGGAGCGCTTTACGCACATCAAACACGGCAAACGGCCCATTCCCTTTTCAACCTACGAACTTCCGTACAACGCCATCGACTTCTGCCTGAAGACAGCCGGTATCAGCCTGACGGATGTCGATCATATTGCGTACTCCTTCGACCCAGGCCTGGTCATCGGCGATCATCAGGATAAAAATACCGTCGAGATTCCGCTTCGGCCGGGTGTTTCCTCGCTGAATGGCTGGCAGAATCCATACGACGGGCTTTTCTTATCGTCCATTCTCAACGCGCCCGGCCATCTGGTCGATGGCGTTCCGCTGCACCTGGCCGACCGGTTTAGGGGTGCTACGGCCCAAGGGCCTTATCAGTGGCATTTTGTGAATCACCACCTCGCCCACGCAGCCAGCGCATTTCTGCCCAGCCCCTACGAACGGGCGGCCGTTCTGGTGCTCGATGGCCGGGGCGAAGTGGCCACCACCAGCTATTGGTTGGGCGAAGGCAACCAGATGAGCCTGCTGGATGAGGTGAAATTACCGCATTCGCTAGGTCTGCTTTACGAACAACTAACCACTTATCTGGGCTTTCTGCACTCGTCTGATGAATATAAGGTCATGGCCGTGGCGTCATATGGGCAGCCCGTTTATGTCGATCAGTTCCGTCAGCTGATTCAGGCTGGAGCAGGGGGCCAATATACAATTGCACCTCTGCGGCTGGAAGAAACCTTCGGCCCGGCCCGCCAGCGAGGTGGCCCGCTGGAGCAGCGTCATTTCGATCTGGCCCATTCGGTACAGGCCGTTCTGGAAGAAACCGTGCTTAACCTGCTCACGTGGCTCCACGACAAAACGCAGGTCGATTCGGTTTGTCTGGCGGGTGGCGTGGCGCTCAATTGCGTCATGAATGCCCGGCTCCGCGACAGAGGACCGTTTAAAAACATCTGGGTTCAGCCAGCCGCCGGTGATGCCGGTACGGCGTTGGGAGCCGCCATGTGGATAGACGCCCAGCAACGCCAGGCCGGTGATCGCAACGAACGGCGCTACCAGATGCACCACGCCTATCTTGGTCCGCAGTTCAGCGACGACGATATCGAAGCGTTCCTGCGCTGGTCGAAGCTCCCCTATCGTCGCCTGACCGACGTGTCGCAGGAAGTAGCGGCCTACCTGGCGTCGGGGCATATTATTGGCTGGTTTCAGCAGGGCATGGAGTTTGGTCCGCGCGCTCTGGGTGCCCGGTCTATCCTGGCCCCTCCATTCCCAGCCGAGATGCAGGCCCGGTTGAACGATCTGAAAGACCGGGAGGATTTCCGGCCCGTTGCCCCGGCCGTGCTGGAAGAAGCCGCCGATACGTATTTTATCAACGCCCGCCAGTCGCCGTTTATGCTGTTCGTCAACGATGTGCGCCCCAACATGGTCAGTACGATCCCGGCCGTTACCCATACCGATGGAACCGCCCGGATTCAGACGGTGAATGAACAGCAGAACAAGCCGTATTATGACCTGATCAAAGCCTTTGCCGAACAAACGGGTGTACCGGTTCTGGTAAATACCTCCTTCAACACACGGGGCGAACCGGTTGTCTGTACGCCCCGCGATGCAGTTGAATCGTTCTGGACATCGCCCCTTGATGCGCTGGTGATCGGCTCGTTTATGCTGGAGAAAAACAGCGATGGCCCTAAAGAAGCATACAATACATTAACCCAGCCGGAAAGCATCACCGCTGACGCCCAGTAA
- a CDS encoding D-glycero-alpha-D-manno-heptose-1,7-bisphosphate 7-phosphatase — protein sequence MNKAVFWDKDGTLIPDIPYNVDPARITLYPDAGDSLYRLKTAGYKLIIISNQSGVARGRFTENDLAGVWERLTRLLAPFGAEPDGFYYCPHDPNGSVQPYAGSCLCRKPEPGLLMKAAQEHRIDLSQSWMVGDILNDVEAGNRAGCRTILLDRGNETEWLMNAHRQPTTTAATLSEATEYMLRETARCTRQQDAV from the coding sequence GTGAACAAGGCTGTTTTCTGGGATAAAGATGGTACCCTGATTCCTGACATTCCGTATAATGTTGACCCGGCCAGAATCACCCTTTATCCGGATGCTGGCGATAGCCTATACCGCTTGAAGACGGCTGGTTACAAGCTGATTATTATTTCCAACCAATCGGGCGTTGCTCGGGGGCGCTTTACGGAAAATGACCTGGCCGGAGTTTGGGAACGGCTGACCCGACTATTGGCCCCATTCGGAGCGGAGCCCGATGGGTTTTACTATTGCCCACATGACCCTAATGGATCGGTACAGCCCTATGCCGGATCCTGCCTCTGCCGAAAGCCTGAACCGGGTCTGCTGATGAAAGCAGCTCAGGAACACCGGATAGACCTGAGCCAGTCGTGGATGGTGGGCGATATTCTGAACGATGTTGAGGCAGGCAACCGGGCGGGTTGTCGGACGATATTGCTTGACCGGGGAAACGAAACGGAGTGGTTGATGAACGCCCACCGGCAGCCAACCACAACAGCCGCTACGCTCAGCGAAGCAACGGAGTATATGTTGAGGGAGACAGCCAGGTGTACCAGACAGCAAGATGCTGTCTGA
- a CDS encoding glycosyltransferase family 2 protein: protein MEKPVVTVVIPTYQRPALLRNCLEALANQQLPTDQFEVLVVDDGNEPAVAQASQDVARQTGLSIRYLGQTQRRGPAAARNAGWRSARTPYIAFTDDDCLPQPGWLSTAMAQFSRGAQVITGRVRMPMPEQPTHHDKTTALLETAEFVTANLFCRRSVLEQVDGFDERFDIAWREDSDLHFKILQARIPILVCPEAVIVHPLRQAPWYATLRDERKNRYDALLYKKHPALFRERIPAYKWLVVRYYATVLAFFIGLLALVTDNSPLTIACFYLWLLLTLALMSERLADQRLNWATVKPALLTSLMTPFLSVYWRLYGAFSYRVWYL, encoded by the coding sequence ATGGAAAAACCGGTAGTCACCGTGGTCATTCCTACCTACCAGCGACCCGCCCTGTTGCGAAACTGCCTGGAAGCCCTTGCCAACCAGCAACTGCCAACCGATCAGTTTGAGGTGCTCGTGGTCGACGATGGCAATGAACCAGCGGTGGCCCAGGCAAGCCAGGATGTAGCTCGGCAAACAGGCCTTTCGATCCGGTATCTTGGTCAGACACAGCGTCGGGGACCGGCTGCCGCCCGAAACGCCGGGTGGCGGTCGGCCCGTACGCCTTACATCGCCTTCACCGACGATGACTGCCTGCCGCAACCCGGTTGGCTTAGTACGGCAATGGCCCAGTTTAGTCGGGGGGCGCAGGTCATCACCGGGCGCGTGCGCATGCCGATGCCCGAACAGCCTACCCATCATGACAAAACAACGGCTCTACTCGAAACCGCCGAATTCGTAACAGCGAACCTATTTTGCCGCCGGTCGGTGCTGGAGCAGGTGGATGGTTTCGATGAGCGGTTTGACATTGCCTGGCGCGAAGACAGTGATCTGCACTTCAAAATTTTGCAGGCCCGCATCCCGATACTAGTCTGCCCCGAAGCCGTTATTGTCCACCCGCTTCGGCAGGCGCCCTGGTATGCCACCCTCCGCGACGAACGGAAGAACCGCTACGATGCTCTTCTTTACAAGAAGCATCCGGCTTTGTTCAGAGAGCGAATTCCGGCTTACAAATGGCTGGTGGTGCGGTATTATGCCACGGTACTGGCTTTCTTCATTGGGCTGCTGGCCCTGGTTACGGATAACAGCCCGCTGACTATCGCTTGTTTTTATCTTTGGCTGCTGCTCACGCTGGCCTTGATGAGTGAGCGGTTAGCCGACCAGCGACTGAACTGGGCAACCGTAAAACCAGCTCTTTTAACCAGCCTGATGACCCCATTTCTGTCGGTTTACTGGCGGCTATACGGGGCCTTTTCGTATCGGGTCTGGTACTTGTAA